One segment of Allorhodopirellula heiligendammensis DNA contains the following:
- a CDS encoding LicD family protein: MFTTRMSDTEKQCLYETVTQAGSLLDALGYPWWLSHGTLLGAWRHHDVIPWDDDLDVAFPRERISELQATAAANGWEFRRLGPFLAKIWNPRAAMYQTGADWSWPFADITLYDETSSTIIIEYMYHRFFAVVEKSAVLPLQKVSFGPLQLPVPKSPETLLNQIYPYWNRQPSSSNYSHRSEGSYSEPSERRRIADLADEFPMFNVNLDFTDDSVVVYHGEHPSWSGPVHFFSDGRMSRPGVDEGRYEKIEDHGIALFWDRWAPEVLVRKDSTSAYRDPTKPFFLYPR; this comes from the coding sequence ATGTTCACTACCCGAATGAGTGATACTGAAAAACAGTGTCTTTACGAGACTGTGACGCAGGCGGGTAGCCTGCTTGATGCTCTCGGTTATCCATGGTGGCTCTCTCACGGGACGCTACTCGGAGCGTGGCGACATCACGATGTCATTCCCTGGGATGACGACTTGGACGTAGCATTTCCTCGCGAAAGAATCTCTGAATTGCAAGCGACGGCAGCAGCGAACGGCTGGGAATTCCGTCGCCTAGGGCCCTTCCTTGCAAAGATCTGGAATCCACGAGCTGCCATGTACCAGACCGGGGCCGATTGGAGCTGGCCGTTTGCTGATATCACTCTCTATGATGAAACTTCGTCGACGATCATCATCGAGTATATGTACCATCGTTTCTTCGCTGTCGTCGAGAAATCGGCTGTGCTGCCATTGCAAAAAGTGAGTTTCGGGCCTTTGCAGCTTCCGGTTCCCAAATCCCCCGAGACTCTCTTAAACCAGATTTATCCTTACTGGAACCGCCAGCCGTCCTCAAGTAACTATAGCCATCGCTCCGAAGGCTCCTATAGCGAACCATCTGAACGACGTAGAATCGCAGACTTGGCTGATGAATTTCCGATGTTCAATGTGAATCTAGATTTCACCGACGACTCAGTGGTTGTCTACCATGGTGAGCATCCGAGTTGGTCAGGTCCCGTCCATTTTTTCTCGGACGGGCGGATGAGCAGGCCGGGCGTTGACGAAGGACGCTACGAGAAAATCGAGGACCATGGAATAGCGCTTTTCTGGGATCGGTGGGCGCCAGAGGTTCTCGTTCGCAAGGACTCCACATCTGCCTATCGCGACCCCACAAAGCCATTCTTTCTCTACCCGCGTTAG
- a CDS encoding glycosyltransferase family 2 protein, which yields MQPRQTDHSLAPISDLSDSQKSAACLSTGNKPVVSAIMPTFGRPELVSESVAMFLAQDYPQKELIILNDCDGQIFRFDHPQVRVVNQSQRYATLGEKRNACIELAVGEVIAVWDDDDVYLPWRFSDAVREMLSRQAAFYRPSEFWAYWGDANLHDNQSTPGWVSHGFCCFTKKLWETVGGYPQQSLGEDAVFFKRIHEFLGLPFITMPVLKYKRPGILRGASPYQHLSINGGQKSLDSAPGEFNVRPIPIADTCLRQAAESIIATHTEAATKSGELSTKDSLCSNLPALSVCVSLKNRSRIAHQDHLLELFPKCVEAIVAASRELMETWDEPSPQGSLPSHRAAVELVVADFNSDDWPLSQWLANTADSLTLKHFNLTEGFSRGRGLNMAAMHASSDRLLFLDADMLVTAQLMRDGIEAIDQATAYFPVFRYLNIHGGLLDLEHASFGNVFLSKQMFAASGGVPEFQSWGGEDDIFYERVRRIANIRRDEGAGFYHQWHPERCRHENYQNPPQSDFHAFVDSRAADREVRHFSVSHKDWAGKISLYPDGTMQACHGDRGRYEWSDQNVLSLLWDDWPAETLFHDDESNQWKSAEYHFVIEELIAKSNPREIT from the coding sequence ATGCAACCACGACAGACTGACCACTCTCTCGCGCCAATTTCGGATCTGTCGGATTCTCAGAAATCGGCTGCATGCCTGTCCACGGGCAACAAACCAGTGGTGTCGGCAATCATGCCAACGTTTGGACGCCCTGAGTTAGTCAGTGAATCCGTTGCGATGTTTTTGGCTCAAGACTATCCGCAAAAAGAGCTCATCATCCTGAACGATTGTGACGGACAGATCTTTCGCTTTGACCATCCGCAGGTGCGCGTCGTCAACCAGTCTCAACGGTATGCAACACTGGGCGAGAAACGCAATGCTTGCATCGAACTCGCCGTGGGGGAGGTCATTGCCGTATGGGACGACGATGACGTTTATCTGCCGTGGAGATTCTCAGATGCAGTGCGCGAAATGTTGTCCCGCCAAGCAGCCTTCTACCGACCGAGCGAATTTTGGGCGTACTGGGGTGACGCCAATTTGCACGACAATCAATCCACGCCCGGCTGGGTAAGTCATGGATTTTGTTGCTTTACGAAGAAACTCTGGGAGACCGTTGGGGGATATCCGCAACAGAGTTTGGGTGAAGATGCGGTATTCTTTAAGCGGATACACGAGTTTCTCGGGCTGCCGTTCATTACGATGCCGGTACTGAAGTACAAGCGACCAGGGATTTTGCGGGGTGCGTCGCCCTACCAGCATCTCTCGATCAACGGCGGCCAAAAATCACTCGATTCGGCACCTGGGGAGTTCAACGTTCGCCCAATACCCATCGCGGACACATGTCTTCGCCAGGCCGCTGAGTCTATTATCGCAACTCACACTGAAGCCGCTACGAAATCGGGGGAGCTGTCCACCAAAGATTCGCTCTGTTCGAATCTTCCAGCGTTATCGGTATGCGTCAGCCTCAAAAACCGTTCTCGGATTGCCCATCAGGATCATCTGTTGGAGCTATTTCCAAAGTGTGTGGAGGCGATCGTCGCAGCGTCCCGAGAGCTTATGGAAACTTGGGATGAGCCCAGTCCGCAGGGATCGCTGCCTTCACATCGTGCGGCCGTGGAGTTGGTAGTCGCAGATTTCAACTCAGACGACTGGCCACTTTCTCAGTGGCTTGCAAATACCGCAGATAGCTTGACGCTAAAGCACTTCAACTTGACGGAAGGCTTTTCCCGGGGGCGTGGTCTCAATATGGCTGCGATGCATGCTTCGAGCGATCGATTGTTATTCCTGGATGCTGACATGCTGGTGACGGCCCAGTTGATGCGTGATGGAATCGAAGCGATCGATCAGGCGACGGCGTATTTCCCCGTTTTCCGCTATCTGAACATTCACGGAGGCTTGCTCGACTTGGAGCACGCGAGCTTCGGTAATGTGTTTCTATCCAAACAAATGTTCGCCGCGTCTGGAGGGGTTCCCGAGTTCCAAAGCTGGGGCGGCGAGGACGACATCTTTTACGAGCGAGTACGCAGGATCGCGAATATTCGCCGTGACGAGGGAGCTGGCTTCTATCACCAGTGGCATCCAGAACGCTGTCGACACGAGAACTATCAAAACCCGCCGCAAAGCGATTTCCATGCCTTTGTAGACAGCCGGGCAGCAGACCGTGAGGTCAGGCATTTTTCCGTCTCGCATAAGGACTGGGCCGGAAAGATTTCCTTGTATCCTGATGGCACGATGCAGGCGTGCCACGGCGACCGAGGACGTTACGAATGGTCCGATCAGAACGTGTTGAGCCTTCTGTGGGACGATTGGCCGGCGGAAACGCTGTTCCATGACGACGAAAGTAATCAATGGAAGAGTGCCGAGTATCATTTCGTAATTGAAGAACTAATTGCAAAATCGAACCCTCGTGAAATCACCTAG
- a CDS encoding glycosyltransferase, giving the protein MIDEICVIGYPSRLGGADTELDHQIHVWQKLGVKVHLVHTGPMDHNCHLMGMSERGCIVHEPCDWNACAGKHVISYCNAGFLDNLDAIRSHAKSTTFVNCMTWLFEKEKAMHARGMIDFFLYQTDHAMEKVSSELRSINDTYRPIKVRPHFHLDAFPFIEDRDEETFRFARLSRADPGKFHPAQLWIYETMVAPVLKSGIMLGVDAGVRAKIGQEPDWIRAYPPGELTPQAVYKQSHCIIQATETYENLPRVGFEAMASGCLLIVDDRGGWRDLVQHGKTGFLCSDQRDFVYYASRAAYEVEERKAMIREARNWLASHWSMESTADDWKDFFSELAVYDGR; this is encoded by the coding sequence TTGATCGATGAAATTTGCGTGATTGGGTATCCATCCCGCCTTGGCGGGGCTGATACAGAACTAGATCATCAGATCCATGTTTGGCAGAAACTGGGCGTGAAGGTGCACCTGGTTCACACCGGCCCGATGGATCACAATTGCCACCTGATGGGGATGAGCGAACGCGGTTGCATCGTCCACGAGCCCTGCGACTGGAACGCGTGTGCGGGGAAACACGTCATTTCCTATTGCAATGCAGGGTTCTTGGATAACCTCGATGCGATCCGGTCACATGCCAAGTCAACCACTTTCGTCAACTGCATGACGTGGTTGTTTGAAAAGGAAAAAGCGATGCACGCCCGTGGCATGATTGACTTCTTTCTCTACCAAACGGACCACGCCATGGAGAAGGTCTCCTCTGAGTTGAGGTCGATCAACGACACCTACCGGCCGATTAAGGTGCGGCCACACTTTCACTTGGATGCCTTTCCATTTATCGAAGATCGCGACGAAGAGACCTTTCGGTTCGCCCGTCTTTCTCGCGCAGATCCGGGGAAGTTTCATCCGGCTCAGTTGTGGATTTATGAAACGATGGTGGCACCTGTGCTGAAAAGCGGGATCATGTTGGGCGTCGACGCGGGCGTGCGTGCAAAAATCGGACAAGAACCAGACTGGATCCGTGCCTATCCGCCAGGAGAACTGACGCCGCAGGCTGTCTACAAACAGTCTCACTGCATCATCCAAGCCACCGAGACTTACGAGAACCTTCCTCGCGTGGGCTTCGAAGCGATGGCGAGCGGATGCCTGCTGATCGTGGACGACCGCGGTGGCTGGCGCGACTTAGTTCAACACGGCAAGACTGGATTCCTCTGTTCGGACCAACGCGACTTCGTGTACTACGCTTCGCGAGCCGCTTACGAGGTCGAGGAGCGGAAAGCGATGATTCGTGAAGCCCGGAATTGGCTCGCGTCACACTGGTCGATGGAGTCTACCGCGGACGATTGGAAAGACTTTTTCAGTGAACTGGCTGTGTACGATGGTCGTTGA
- a CDS encoding bifunctional serine/threonine-protein kinase/formylglycine-generating enzyme family protein produces MIASPTCPEREHLIRLSRGEIYGDEIDQLYDHLDSCPECQQIFFGIEKPDDNFRNLIAGITPEDLKQAKVFTDRELLNETAVSVVDFFSNKVNASRREPVLQLPCTIRQYNVTRLIGMGGMGEVYEAQHTKLKRRAAVKVIRSFRQEDPAAYDQFIKEIETAGQLGHPNLVLAHDAWEDKGCHYLIQEYLEGESLHELGQHQKIGATAEVIEILLGTCRGLDQLHAQGFVHRDVTPRNVMRLHDGTIKLIDFGLTLATESGKTVPRSRAGTPGYMSPEQTLGNVSIDHRSDIYSVGRVLMYLLSKLPEVVAETRRTEPVQKLTTLAERLTQQKPKDRLQSVYAVIVLLEQLEYPDLPAHAPLKVDAPPIVPPPPPVSRTQETERAFPRIRTAVPADAAKPKPKPKPKPKRRGIGGLILVALMLAAGGFAAFQIIFKTDRQATVFVENHQPGDVVRITSEDGEVRSVELGDQAKFVVDRGTYKLSLKGPDNRRLSPASITVTGQDQLTVRIEDRIAKNNDIEPTIAAPMVAENTAQTPNEQEPISQGTSTGSAPLTAPLTATDIPTVRQAWSNDRKLPEMITVGMPNDRAFQLEFVLIPPGTFEMGMPATLPMMPGNKQEWAAASRPVHQVTITQPFYLSPYEVTQKQFRDVMGGGLTPVTGDGTKFPATQIPWDACVDFCDRLSNSGTNIPEGGKVRLPTEAEWEYACRAGTTTRFWSGDEIGPHQATLRISGREMKLEPVNSFQPNPFGLYQVHGNVAEWCSDWFSPGFYASSGKADPRGPTDGSRKVIRGGGYSNPPFSATSYWRQSSEPDTRSGNIGLRPVIELPAR; encoded by the coding sequence ATGATCGCATCACCAACTTGCCCTGAGCGGGAGCACTTGATTCGCCTTAGCAGGGGAGAAATCTACGGCGATGAAATTGACCAGTTGTATGACCATTTGGATTCTTGCCCGGAATGCCAGCAGATCTTCTTTGGAATCGAGAAACCAGACGATAACTTTCGCAACTTGATCGCTGGGATCACCCCGGAAGACCTGAAACAAGCGAAAGTCTTCACTGATAGGGAGTTACTCAACGAAACAGCAGTTTCGGTCGTTGATTTCTTCTCGAACAAGGTCAATGCGTCCCGGCGAGAACCTGTCCTCCAATTGCCGTGCACGATTCGGCAATACAACGTCACTCGGCTGATTGGCATGGGCGGCATGGGTGAGGTGTACGAGGCACAGCACACGAAGCTGAAACGGCGGGCCGCCGTCAAAGTCATTCGCAGTTTCCGACAGGAAGATCCGGCGGCCTACGACCAGTTCATTAAAGAGATTGAGACCGCTGGCCAATTGGGTCATCCCAACCTGGTGCTGGCCCACGATGCCTGGGAGGACAAAGGGTGTCACTACCTGATCCAGGAATACTTAGAAGGCGAGTCGCTTCACGAGTTAGGGCAGCACCAGAAGATCGGCGCGACTGCCGAGGTCATTGAGATTCTGCTCGGTACTTGCCGGGGTCTGGATCAACTTCACGCACAGGGCTTCGTGCATCGGGACGTCACGCCGCGAAACGTCATGCGGCTCCATGACGGCACGATCAAGCTGATTGATTTCGGACTGACTTTGGCGACTGAATCCGGAAAGACGGTCCCGCGATCTCGGGCCGGGACCCCGGGGTACATGTCGCCCGAACAGACGCTGGGGAATGTTTCGATCGACCACCGGTCAGATATTTACTCAGTGGGCCGCGTGCTGATGTATTTACTCAGTAAGTTGCCTGAAGTTGTCGCAGAAACGAGGCGAACCGAGCCCGTCCAGAAGCTCACCACACTCGCGGAGCGATTGACGCAGCAGAAACCGAAGGATCGCCTTCAAAGCGTCTACGCCGTCATCGTGCTGCTGGAGCAACTCGAGTATCCGGACCTGCCAGCGCACGCGCCGTTGAAAGTGGACGCTCCTCCGATCGTTCCGCCACCTCCGCCGGTTTCACGTACTCAAGAGACCGAGCGGGCATTCCCTCGCATACGCACAGCTGTACCGGCAGACGCTGCAAAACCGAAACCGAAACCGAAACCGAAGCCAAAACGTCGCGGCATCGGCGGGCTAATTTTGGTCGCGTTGATGCTCGCAGCGGGTGGATTCGCCGCGTTTCAGATCATCTTCAAGACTGACCGCCAAGCCACCGTTTTTGTCGAGAATCACCAACCCGGTGACGTCGTTCGGATCACCAGCGAGGATGGGGAAGTTCGATCGGTTGAACTTGGGGATCAGGCGAAGTTCGTCGTTGATCGAGGTACTTACAAGCTGTCACTCAAGGGCCCCGACAATCGTCGACTCAGCCCCGCCAGCATCACGGTCACAGGCCAAGACCAGCTGACGGTACGAATCGAGGACCGCATCGCCAAAAACAACGATATCGAGCCGACCATTGCTGCGCCGATGGTTGCTGAGAATACCGCGCAGACCCCGAATGAGCAGGAGCCGATCAGCCAAGGGACCAGCACCGGTTCGGCTCCGTTAACGGCACCTCTCACCGCGACGGACATTCCAACCGTTCGCCAGGCTTGGAGCAACGACCGAAAGCTTCCCGAGATGATCACGGTTGGGATGCCCAACGATCGAGCCTTTCAGCTTGAGTTCGTTCTCATTCCGCCGGGCACTTTTGAAATGGGCATGCCGGCAACGCTGCCGATGATGCCAGGAAACAAGCAGGAATGGGCTGCCGCCAGTCGACCGGTTCATCAGGTCACGATCACGCAGCCGTTCTACCTGAGCCCCTACGAAGTGACGCAAAAGCAGTTCCGTGATGTCATGGGAGGCGGATTGACACCCGTCACGGGCGACGGAACCAAATTTCCCGCCACACAGATTCCGTGGGACGCCTGCGTCGACTTTTGCGATCGCTTATCAAATTCCGGAACGAACATCCCGGAGGGCGGTAAAGTCCGTCTGCCCACCGAAGCCGAATGGGAGTATGCCTGCCGAGCCGGCACGACGACTCGATTTTGGAGCGGTGACGAGATCGGGCCGCATCAGGCCACCCTCAGGATCAGCGGTCGCGAGATGAAGTTGGAACCCGTTAACTCATTCCAACCCAATCCGTTCGGCCTCTACCAGGTGCACGGGAACGTTGCCGAATGGTGCTCAGACTGGTTTTCCCCGGGTTTCTACGCCTCATCCGGCAAAGCCGACCCCAGAGGCCCAACCGATGGCTCCCGCAAGGTGATCCGCGGCGGCGGCTATTCCAACCCGCCATTCTCTGCGACGTCTTATTGGCGGCAAAGTTCCGAGCCCGACACCCGCAGCGGCAACATCGGTCTGCGGCCCGTCATTGAGCTGCCTGCCCGGTAA